One genomic window of Hymenobacter sp. J193 includes the following:
- a CDS encoding peptidoglycan DD-metalloendopeptidase family protein, whose amino-acid sequence MSALASLLRRHQADFGPILPVDLNAPEVARLDFTAANPLVVQADLRATAAFEGLIVQLLEARQATIGVGGYLENRVIYRRSPGLFGDDAQPARSLHLGVDIWLRAGTPVLAPLDAVVHSAQDNVGFGDYGPTVILEHELAGTTFYTLYGHLTRRETALLRPGMVIEKGGTFAEVGPAPENGDWPPHLHFQVIADLQGRVGDFPGVAAPAEKNKWVALCPDPNLILQSRHL is encoded by the coding sequence ATGTCCGCTCTTGCCTCCCTCCTGCGTCGCCACCAGGCCGATTTCGGCCCCATCCTGCCCGTTGACCTCAATGCTCCCGAAGTAGCCCGCCTCGATTTCACCGCCGCCAACCCGCTCGTAGTCCAGGCCGATCTGCGCGCTACGGCAGCGTTTGAGGGGCTGATAGTGCAGCTGCTGGAAGCCCGGCAAGCCACCATCGGCGTGGGCGGCTACCTCGAAAACCGCGTCATCTACCGGCGCAGCCCCGGTTTGTTTGGCGACGACGCCCAGCCCGCCCGCTCCCTGCACCTGGGCGTAGACATCTGGCTGCGGGCCGGCACGCCGGTGCTGGCTCCCTTGGATGCCGTAGTACACAGCGCCCAGGACAACGTCGGATTCGGCGACTACGGCCCCACCGTCATCCTGGAGCATGAGCTGGCGGGCACCACGTTCTACACGCTCTACGGCCACCTCACCCGGCGCGAAACGGCCCTGCTGCGACCCGGCATGGTGATTGAAAAAGGTGGCACTTTCGCCGAAGTAGGCCCCGCCCCCGAAAACGGCGACTGGCCCCCGCACCTGCACTTTCAGGTTATTGCCGACCTGCAGGGCCGCGTCGGCGACTTTCCCGGCGTGGCAGCACCAGCGGAGAAAAACAAGTGGGTAGCTTTATGCCCGGATCCTAACCTGATTCTGCAGAGTCGGCACCTGTAA
- a CDS encoding FtsX-like permease family protein, with protein MTKIAIVSIALGVAVMIVSFSILEGFRNEIQNKIFSFGSHLTISKYDNNNSLEVEPIGNVQLLNDLKRFPQIQSTQPFARKTAIIKTREEVLGVVLKGIDERQSPSLMRQNLVEGKFLSFSDTSASDQVLLSRKVADKLRLKVGDDALFYFIQNPPRVRRFVVSGIYQTGLDEFDEVYVIGDIRQIRELNAWPDTLVGGMEVVLKDFKQLDPVADNLYENLRYDLKLDKITDEYAQLFDWLQLLNRNVVIFLLLIVFVATFNMVATIFIMILERTNMIGVLKAIGATDNQIRSMFFFRGLNLALRGIFYGNLAGLGFCAIQYFFHLIPLDPENYYMDRVPIYWDPLIIVVLNVATFLMSLLAVLLPTYLISRIKPVVAIKFD; from the coding sequence GTGACAAAAATAGCCATTGTCAGCATAGCGCTGGGCGTGGCAGTCATGATTGTGTCGTTTTCCATCCTGGAAGGCTTCCGCAATGAAATCCAGAACAAGATCTTCTCGTTCGGGTCGCACCTGACTATCAGCAAGTACGACAACAACAACTCGCTGGAGGTAGAGCCCATCGGCAACGTGCAGCTGCTCAACGACCTGAAACGGTTTCCGCAGATCCAGTCTACGCAGCCGTTTGCCCGCAAAACGGCCATCATCAAAACCCGGGAAGAAGTGCTGGGCGTGGTGCTGAAAGGCATTGACGAGCGGCAGAGCCCTTCGCTGATGCGACAGAACCTGGTGGAGGGCAAGTTTCTGTCCTTTTCCGATACGTCGGCTTCCGATCAGGTGCTGCTTTCGCGCAAAGTGGCCGATAAGCTGCGCCTGAAAGTGGGCGACGACGCGCTGTTCTACTTTATTCAGAACCCGCCCCGCGTACGGCGCTTCGTGGTCAGCGGCATTTACCAGACGGGCCTCGACGAGTTCGACGAAGTGTACGTTATCGGCGACATTCGCCAGATACGGGAGTTGAACGCCTGGCCCGATACGCTGGTGGGCGGCATGGAAGTGGTGCTGAAAGACTTCAAGCAGCTTGACCCCGTAGCCGACAATCTGTACGAAAACCTGCGCTACGACCTCAAGCTCGATAAAATCACGGACGAGTACGCCCAGCTTTTCGACTGGCTGCAGCTGCTCAACCGCAACGTGGTTATCTTTCTGCTGCTCATTGTGTTCGTGGCTACCTTCAACATGGTGGCCACCATCTTCATCATGATTCTGGAGCGCACCAATATGATTGGGGTGCTTAAAGCCATAGGGGCCACCGACAACCAGATTCGGAGTATGTTCTTTTTCCGGGGGCTGAACCTGGCGCTGCGCGGTATTTTCTACGGCAACCTGGCCGGGCTGGGTTTCTGCGCCATTCAGTACTTCTTCCACCTTATCCCGCTGGACCCCGAGAACTATTACATGGACCGCGTGCCAATCTACTGGGACCCGCTCATCATCGTGGTCCTCAATGTGGCTACCTTCCTGATGTCCCTGTTAGCCGTACTGCTGCCTACCTACCTCATTTCACGCATCAAGCCCGTAGTAGCCATCAAGTTCGACTAA
- a CDS encoding DUF1343 domain-containing protein produces MPTALFTGLLGFTLLLTDCSRTASSSSTSPSNANSSVAEVSQAQSSSPQILAAEPVTAPLVVGAARFDQYLPLLKGKRVGLVVNQTARVGRAYLVDTLLTKGVDVTVIFAPEHGFRGEAADGATIKDGKDARSGRPVRSLYGATKKPTPEMLQNVDVLVFDIQDVGTRFYTFISTMHYVMEAAAEQNKEVLVLDRPNPNGWYVDGPVLEPQHKSFVGMHPIPVVHGLTVGELAKMINGEKWLASGRQCRLTVVPVQGYTHATRYELPVRPSPNLPNAHAVALYPAICLFEGTDVSVGRGTDAPFELIGAPTQPATRPFSFTPRPNAGSPTPPQNGKLCYGEDLRQIGNEVGFTLKYLLDYYRQSTAKEKFFGKYFEQLSGTSTLRQQVVAGKSEQEIRASWEPALGQYKALRQKYLLYPDFN; encoded by the coding sequence ATGCCTACAGCCCTTTTTACCGGCCTGCTCGGTTTCACGCTCCTGCTCACGGATTGCAGCCGGACGGCCAGCTCGTCAAGCACCTCACCCTCAAACGCTAACTCCTCCGTAGCGGAAGTTAGCCAGGCGCAATCATCATCTCCACAAATACTGGCCGCTGAGCCCGTAACCGCGCCGCTGGTAGTAGGCGCGGCCCGCTTCGACCAGTATCTGCCCCTGCTCAAAGGCAAGCGCGTGGGGCTGGTGGTCAACCAAACGGCCCGCGTGGGCCGTGCCTACCTGGTGGATACGCTGCTGACGAAGGGCGTAGACGTAACGGTAATTTTTGCGCCGGAGCACGGTTTCCGGGGTGAGGCCGCCGACGGGGCCACCATCAAAGACGGCAAGGATGCCCGTAGCGGCCGGCCCGTGCGCAGCCTCTACGGAGCCACCAAAAAGCCTACGCCCGAGATGCTGCAGAACGTGGATGTGCTGGTATTCGACATTCAGGACGTGGGCACGCGCTTCTACACCTTCATCAGCACCATGCACTACGTGATGGAGGCGGCGGCCGAACAAAACAAAGAAGTACTGGTGCTGGATCGCCCGAATCCCAACGGCTGGTACGTAGATGGCCCCGTGCTGGAACCCCAGCACAAGTCGTTTGTGGGCATGCACCCCATTCCGGTGGTGCACGGCCTCACGGTGGGCGAGCTGGCTAAGATGATTAATGGCGAAAAGTGGCTGGCCAGCGGCCGGCAATGCCGCCTGACGGTGGTGCCGGTGCAGGGCTACACCCACGCCACGCGCTACGAGCTGCCCGTGCGCCCTTCCCCCAACCTGCCCAATGCCCACGCCGTGGCGCTTTACCCCGCCATCTGCCTGTTTGAGGGCACCGACGTAAGCGTGGGCCGCGGCACCGACGCACCCTTTGAGCTGATTGGCGCACCCACGCAGCCGGCCACGCGCCCCTTCAGCTTCACGCCCCGGCCCAACGCCGGCTCGCCTACGCCCCCGCAGAATGGCAAGCTGTGCTACGGGGAAGACCTGCGCCAGATCGGCAACGAGGTGGGCTTCACGTTGAAGTACCTGCTGGATTACTACCGCCAGAGCACTGCCAAGGAAAAGTTCTTCGGTAAGTACTTCGAACAGCTCAGTGGTACATCTACTTTGCGGCAGCAGGTGGTAGCCGGCAAGTCGGAGCAGGAAATACGGGCGTCCTGGGAGCCAGCGCTCGGCCAGTACAAGGCTCTGCGCCAGAAGTACCTGCTGTACCCGGACTTTAATTAA